A stretch of the Papaver somniferum cultivar HN1 chromosome 6, ASM357369v1, whole genome shotgun sequence genome encodes the following:
- the LOC113288456 gene encoding leucine-rich repeat receptor-like serine/threonine-protein kinase BAM1 — protein MRLHLLLLHHHLLQVLFLFYIIITSQITAKQTHLPEFQALISIKTSISDDPENSLSTWNISTKHCTWTGVSCDSTHHRVISLDISNYNLTGVLSPDIGFLTNLVNLTVAGNSFSGPIPREISLISGLKQLNLSNNIFNGSFPTELSSLQFLEILDLYNNNMTGLLPVGVSEMKNLKHLHFGGNYFEGKIPPEYGRLKSLEYLAVSGNSLSGVIPPEIGNLTKLQQLYLGYYNMYEGGIPSAIGNLTDLVRLDMANCGLSGRIPPEMAKLQNLDTLFLQVNGLSGGLTPELGQLKSLRSMDLSNNVLSGEIPQTFAELKNLTLLNLFRNKLHGAIPDFIGDLPELEVLQLWENNFTGKVPQTLGLNGKLVFLDLSSNKLTGNLPPDLCSGNRLETLIALGNFFFGSIPKSLGKCESLNRIRMGENYLNGSIPEGLLGLPKLAQVELQDNYLTGRYPEMFSSSVNLGQISLSNNKLTGNLPSSIGNFSGVQKLLLDGNRFSGEIPSDIGRLQQLSKMDFSNNNFSGSITPEISQCKLLTFVDLSRNQLSGEIPGEITSMKILNYLNISRNQLMGNIPVSISNMQSLTSVDFSYNNLSGLVPGTGQFSYFNSTSFMGNPNLCGPFLGACKSRVSNSTGHANSKGPLSATMKLFLVLGLLLCSIVFAVAAIIKARSLKKASKSRSWKFTAFQRLEFTCDDILDALKEDNIIGKGGAGIVYKGGMPNGDQVAVKRLSVMSRSGSSHDHGFNAEIQTLGRIRHRHIVRLLGFCSNHETNLLVYEYMPNGSLGEVLHGKKGGHLHWDTRYKIAVEAAKGLCYLHHDCSPSILHRDVKSNNILLDSNFEAHVADFGLAKFLQDSGTSECMSAIAGSYGYIAPEYAYTLKVDEKSDVYSFGVVLLELVSGRKPVGEFGDGVDIVQWVRKMTDSKTEGVLKILDPRLPSVPLNEVMHVFYVAMLCVEEQSIERPTMREVVQILTELPKPTTATTPNSSTLSEGPSTVTESSPPLSPGNNICEEIAGVKKSTKDQSSSSSSPPTDLLSI, from the exons ATGAGGTTACATCTTctacttcttcatcatcatcttcttcaggttttgtttctcttctacatcatcatcaccagccaaATTACAGCAAAACAAACCCATTTACCAGAATTCCAAGCTTTAATTTCTATTAAAACATCTATCTCAGATGACCCAGAGAACTCATTATCAACCTGGAACATTTCTACAAAGCACTGTACATGGACTGGTGTATCATGTGATTCTACTCACCATAGGGTTATTTCATTAGACATTTCTAATTATAATCTTACTGGGGTTTTGTCACCAGACATTGGGTTTCTTACAAACCTTGTAAATCTTACTGTTGCTGGTAACTCATTTTCTGGTCCAATACCTAGAGAAATCTCTCTAATTTCTGGTCTGAAACAGTTGAATCTCTCAAACAATATCTTCAATGGAAGTTTTCCTACTGAGCTTTCTAGTTTACAGTTCTTGGAGATACTAGATTTGTATAACAATAACATGACTGGGCTATTACCAGTTGGAGTTTCAGAGATGAAAAATCTCAAGCATCTGCACTTTGGTGGCAACTATTTTGAAGGTAAAATCCCACCAGAATATGGAAGATTGAAGTCTCTTGAGTACTTAGCAGTTTCAGGGAACTCACTTAGTGGTGTTATACCACCAGAGattggaaacttaacaaaattACAGCAGCTGTATCTTGGTTATTACAATATGTATGAAGGAGGAATACCATCTGCAATTGGGAATCTTACTGATTTGGTTAGATTGGATATGGCTAACTGTGGATTATCTGGTAGAATCCCACCGGAAATGGCAAAACTACAGAATCTTGATACATTATTTCTTCAAGTGAATGGGCTTTCAGGGGGATTAACACCAGAGTTGGGGCAGCTTAAAAGTTTAAGATCTATGGATCTGTCTAATAATGTTCTCTCTGGCGAAATTCCTCAAACATTTGCTGAGCTTAAGAATCTCACTCTACTGAATCTGTTTAGAAACAAATTACATGGTGCTATCCCAGACTTCATCGGAGATTTACCTGAGTTGGAAGTATTACAGCTATGGGAGAATAATTTCACTGGAAAAGTTCCTCAAACACTTGGATTGAATGGGAAACTAGTCTTTCTTGATCTTTCTTCAAACAAACTCACTGGAAATCTTCCACCGGATTTGTGTTCAGGAAATCGGTTAGAAACTCTCATCGCTTTAGGGAATTTCTTCTTCGGTTCGATTCCGAAGTCTCTTGGGAAATGCGAATCGCTGAATCGGATACGAATGGGGGAGAATTATCTTAATGGTTCAATTCCTGAAGGTCTCTTAGGACTACCAAAGTTAGCTCAAGTTGAGTTGCAAGATAATTATCTTACTGGAAGATATCCAGAAATGTTTTCGAGTTCTGTAAATCTTGGACAAATTAGTTTGTCTAATAATAAGTTAACTGGGAATTTGCCATCTTCAATTGGGAACTTTAGTGGTGTTCAGAAGTTATTACTAGATGGGAACAGATTTTCTGGTGAAATTCCTTCTGATATTGGGAGATTGCAGCAGCTTTCAAAGATGGATTTCAGTAATAATAACTTCTCAGGCTCTATCACACCGGAAATCAGTCAATGTAAGTTGTTAACATTTGTTGATCTTAGTAGGAATCAGCTTTCTGGTGAAATTCCAGGTGAAATTACTAGTATGAAGATTTTGAATTACTTGAATATATCTAGGAACCAGTTAATGGGCAATATACCTGTCAGCATTTCTAATATGCAGAGTTTAACTTCAGTTGATTTTTCGTATAATAATCTTTCGGGTTTAGTTCCTGGTACTGGTCAGTTTAGTtacttcaattcaacatcattcatgggTAATCCTAATCTCTGTGGTCCATTTTTGGGCGCTTGCAAATCCCGGGTTTCAAATAGTACTGGCCATGCGAATTCGAAAGGTCCACTTTCGGCTACCATGAAGTTGTTTCTTGTGTTGGGGTTGCTTCTTTGTTCAATTGTATTTGCTGTTGCTGCTATCATCAAAGCCAGGTCTTTGAAGAAAGCAAGTAAGTCTCGCTCATGGAAATTTACAGCATTTCAAAGGCTGGAATTCACTTGCGATGATATATTAGATGCTTTGAAAGAAGATAATATAATTGGAAAAGGAGGTGCTGGAATTGTGTATAAAGGAGGAATGCCTAATGGTGATCAAGTTGCTGTCAAAAGACTTTCTGTAATGAGTAGGTCAGGGTCTTCTCATGATCATGGGTTTAATGCGGAGATTCAGACTTTGGGCAGAATCAGACATCGTCACATCGTGAGGTTATTAGGATTTTGTTCGAACCATGAAACAAATCTGTTGGTTTATGAGTACATGCCTAATGGAAGTTTAGGTGAAGTTCTTCATGGCAAAAAAGGAGGTCACTTGCATTGGGATACTAGGTATAAAATTGCAGTTGAAGCTGCAAAAGGGTTGTGTTATCTGCATCATGACTGCTCTCCTTCAATTCTTCACCGGGATGTGAAGTCGAACAATATTCTTCTGGATTCCAACTTTGAAGCCCATGTTGCTGATTTTGGACTTGCAAAATTTCTTCAAGATTCTGGTACTTCTGAATGCATGTCTGCTATTGCCGGCTCTTATGGGTACATTGCACCAG AATATGCCTACACATTAAAAGTTGATGAGAAGAGTGATGTATACAGTTTCGGAGTAGTTTTATTAGAACTAGTGAGTGGCAGAAAACCAGTTGGTGAATTTGGAGACGGAGTCGATATTGTTCAATGGGTTAGGAAAATGACAGATTCAAAAACCGAAGGAGTTTTAAAGATTCTTGATCCAAGACTGCCTTCAGTTCCCTTAAATGAAGTAATGCATGTGTTCTATGTTGCAATGCTTTGTGTGGAAGAACAAAGTATCGAGCGTCCAACAATGAGAGAAGTTGTTCAAATTCTAACCGAGTTGCCCAaaccaacaacagcaacaactccaaattcatcaacactctcTGAAGGACCATCAACCGTTACCGAATCCTCACCACCATTGTCTCCTGGAAATAATATCTGCGAAGAAATTGCTGGTGTTAAGAAAAGTACTAAAGATCAGTCATCATCCTCTTCGTCACCACCAACCGATCTTCTTAGCATCTAA